In a single window of the Neisseria subflava genome:
- a CDS encoding factor H-binding protein: MRTLRISALTASLSLMLAACGGATSGLSNAVTEPLNPHPKGVLSVELNESVPENGTLELTANGKPQTLQKGDKLDTGFLKTDKVSSYDYAQKIKVNGQVITLETGDFQVYKQNYSTVAARYAKQKADDAGKLQNLDTYTFTVGEVQGDETAYRNLPKQGSYQYSGIAFNGDDRSGRLKYTVDFDKKQGYGKISSMASHNNVDLLAAGIANNNGKAAISGKTSLNGVENGRYDLKLFGPQAEEIAGKAQIKVGDSTKEIGLAGKKE; the protein is encoded by the coding sequence ATGAGAACCCTCCGTATTTCTGCTTTGACTGCTTCCCTGTCTTTGATGCTGGCTGCCTGCGGCGGCGCAACAAGCGGCTTGTCGAATGCCGTGACCGAGCCGCTCAATCCGCATCCGAAAGGCGTGTTGTCCGTTGAATTGAACGAATCCGTCCCTGAAAACGGTACGTTGGAGCTGACGGCCAACGGTAAACCGCAAACCCTGCAAAAAGGCGACAAACTCGATACCGGCTTTTTGAAAACCGATAAAGTATCCTCTTACGACTACGCCCAAAAAATCAAGGTAAACGGCCAAGTCATCACTTTGGAAACTGGCGACTTCCAAGTGTATAAACAAAATTATTCCACTGTTGCCGCGCGTTACGCCAAACAAAAAGCCGATGACGCAGGCAAATTGCAAAATCTCGATACATACACATTCACCGTCGGCGAAGTCCAAGGCGATGAAACTGCTTACCGCAATTTGCCCAAACAAGGCAGCTATCAGTATTCAGGTATCGCGTTTAATGGCGACGACCGCAGCGGCCGTCTGAAATACACCGTCGATTTCGATAAAAAACAAGGTTACGGCAAAATCAGCAGCATGGCTTCCCACAATAATGTCGACCTACTTGCCGCAGGCATTGCCAATAACAATGGCAAAGCCGCCATCAGCGGTAAAACCAGTTTGAATGGCGTCGAAAACGGCCGTTATGATTTGAAACTCTTCGGTCCGCAGGCTGAAGAAATTGCCGGTAAGGCGCAAATCAAAGTTGGCGACTCTACCAAAGAAATCGGTTTGGCCGGTAAGAAAGAATAG